A single region of the Thermococcus paralvinellae genome encodes:
- a CDS encoding NAD(P)/FAD-dependent oxidoreductase produces MKTKVAIIGAGIVGASIARVLSRYENLEIHLIEKEADVGWGVSKANTALIHGGYDDDPDKYPMRAKLCIKGNRLWHQWVKELEIPHIWNGALIVALKDEDFDELERLLERGKRNGVPEMRIIDREELFHLEPNVNPNALGALYVPIVGQIGPIPAVIAIVENAVANGVKVHLETEVRGIKVENGEVKGVETNNGFIEADIVINAAGLYADEISKMAGIDYFEIHPRKGEYWIFDEGIPGPNHVLFPTPTPISKGVVVTTEISGHLMIGPNAQDLPKDYKDDTSTTRGGLEEVWQKAQEIWPNLPPRWKVIRTFAGLRPEPTGGDFIIKAEEEVQGFINVAGIRSPGLTSAPAIGYEVRDIIERDLGIKLKEKEKWNPYRKEITHFFMLQPNQINELVKKNPAYGRIVCRCNKVSEGDVLEAIERMKFIGVKTPSVDSVKFRTKATTGTCQGSFCKVVIINLLAREYGILPWKVTLKGKGSEIGIGDVKVLLRGEAQ; encoded by the coding sequence ATGAAAACTAAAGTCGCTATTATCGGTGCTGGAATTGTTGGTGCAAGCATTGCCAGAGTTCTCAGCAGGTACGAGAATCTTGAAATTCATCTGATAGAAAAGGAAGCAGATGTTGGATGGGGAGTCAGCAAGGCAAATACAGCTTTAATCCATGGAGGTTACGATGATGATCCAGACAAATACCCAATGAGAGCAAAGCTGTGCATAAAAGGAAATCGCTTATGGCACCAATGGGTTAAGGAGCTTGAGATTCCCCACATATGGAATGGAGCATTGATTGTTGCCCTTAAAGATGAGGACTTTGATGAGCTTGAGCGGTTATTAGAGAGAGGAAAGAGAAATGGCGTTCCAGAGATGAGAATAATCGATAGGGAGGAACTGTTTCATCTCGAACCCAATGTGAATCCAAACGCCTTGGGTGCTCTTTATGTTCCAATAGTTGGTCAGATAGGGCCAATACCAGCTGTAATTGCAATTGTTGAGAATGCTGTTGCTAACGGGGTAAAGGTTCACTTAGAGACAGAAGTTAGAGGGATAAAAGTAGAGAACGGGGAAGTTAAAGGTGTTGAGACAAACAATGGCTTCATTGAGGCTGATATTGTAATAAATGCTGCTGGTCTCTATGCTGATGAAATATCAAAGATGGCTGGAATTGATTACTTCGAAATTCATCCGAGAAAAGGTGAATACTGGATTTTTGATGAAGGAATTCCGGGTCCAAATCATGTTCTCTTTCCAACACCGACTCCAATAAGCAAAGGTGTTGTTGTCACAACTGAAATTTCTGGTCATCTAATGATTGGGCCAAACGCTCAAGATTTGCCTAAGGACTACAAGGATGACACAAGCACAACGAGGGGAGGTCTTGAAGAGGTCTGGCAAAAAGCTCAGGAAATCTGGCCGAATTTACCTCCGAGATGGAAGGTCATCAGGACTTTTGCTGGACTAAGACCAGAACCCACTGGAGGGGACTTTATAATTAAGGCTGAGGAAGAAGTTCAAGGCTTCATAAATGTTGCCGGAATCCGCTCGCCTGGCTTAACTTCAGCCCCAGCAATCGGATACGAAGTTAGGGACATAATTGAGAGAGATTTGGGAATCAAGCTTAAGGAAAAGGAGAAGTGGAACCCATATCGCAAGGAAATCACTCATTTCTTCATGCTTCAGCCCAATCAAATCAATGAACTCGTAAAGAAGAACCCAGCTTATGGCAGAATTGTCTGCCGCTGTAACAAAGTTAGCGAAGGAGACGTTTTGGAGGCAATTGAGAGAATGAAGTTCATTGGAGTTAAAACGCCAAGCGTTGATTCAGTTAAGTTCAGAACAAAAGCCACAACAGGAACTTGTCAAGGCTCATTCTGTAAGGTAGTGATAATCAATCTGCTGGCTAGAGAATATGGTATCCTTCCATGGAAAGTTACCCTCAAAGGTAAAGGCAGCGAGATTGGTATTGGGGATGTTAAAGTCCTCCTTAGGGGTGAGGCTCAATGA
- a CDS encoding NAD(P)/FAD-dependent oxidoreductase produces MNSTILQYDVVVIGGGPAGLAAAVKAKEYGLNVLLLDENDYLGGILPQCIHPGFGIHYFREELTGPEFSHRFMQRVKDLKIDYFVKARVLEIKNYSDLEKIVVFTSPEGAFEVWTKAIIYATGARERHAFEIGIVGDRVAGIYTAGEAQTLMDIYGVMPGKEVVIVGSGDVGLIMARRFALEGAKVKAVIELMPYPGGLARNVMILRDFSIPLYLSHKVVEVRGKKRVEKVKVMKVDENLREIPGTEFWIKCDTMIISAGLIPQVKLLTGIGVEIDPATGGPVVNDLLETTVPGIFVAGNSLLINDLVDYVAEQGELAAYGAKLFIENGGIPAEKWIKLEKGNNIRLAVPHYLSGKRDVYIYARVKKPMENVVLNFPEIDKKIRLPVVRPAEMLRIRLRKEEIAKAKDKITMEVIQQ; encoded by the coding sequence ATGAATTCAACTATACTCCAGTACGATGTTGTCGTTATTGGCGGTGGTCCAGCGGGTTTGGCTGCTGCTGTTAAAGCTAAAGAGTATGGATTAAATGTCCTTCTCCTCGATGAGAACGATTATCTGGGCGGAATTTTGCCGCAGTGCATTCATCCGGGCTTTGGAATTCACTATTTCAGGGAAGAGCTTACTGGACCAGAGTTCTCCCACAGATTCATGCAGAGGGTTAAGGATCTTAAGATTGACTACTTTGTGAAGGCAAGAGTTCTTGAGATTAAGAACTATTCAGACTTGGAAAAGATTGTGGTGTTCACTTCACCTGAAGGTGCTTTTGAGGTGTGGACTAAGGCAATTATCTACGCCACTGGAGCAAGGGAACGGCATGCATTTGAGATCGGCATTGTTGGAGATAGAGTGGCTGGGATTTATACGGCAGGAGAAGCTCAAACGCTCATGGACATTTACGGTGTAATGCCGGGAAAAGAGGTTGTGATAGTTGGCTCTGGAGATGTTGGCTTGATAATGGCTCGCCGCTTTGCACTTGAAGGAGCGAAAGTCAAAGCAGTGATTGAGCTGATGCCCTATCCTGGGGGTTTGGCGAGAAATGTAATGATTCTGAGGGACTTCAGCATTCCACTATACTTGAGTCATAAAGTTGTTGAGGTCAGAGGAAAGAAGAGAGTGGAGAAAGTTAAGGTCATGAAGGTTGATGAAAATCTAAGAGAAATTCCAGGAACTGAGTTCTGGATCAAATGCGACACCATGATAATTTCAGCCGGTTTAATTCCACAAGTGAAGCTCTTAACAGGCATAGGTGTTGAAATAGACCCGGCCACTGGAGGGCCTGTGGTTAATGACCTACTAGAAACCACAGTTCCAGGGATATTCGTTGCTGGGAATTCTTTGCTGATAAATGACTTGGTGGATTATGTTGCTGAGCAAGGTGAATTGGCTGCTTATGGAGCAAAGCTGTTCATTGAAAACGGGGGAATTCCAGCTGAAAAGTGGATAAAGCTTGAAAAAGGCAACAACATTCGCTTAGCTGTTCCTCACTACTTAAGCGGCAAGAGAGATGTTTACATTTATGCAAGAGTCAAAAAACCCATGGAAAATGTTGTACTTAACTTTCCAGAGATTGACAAGAAGATAAGGCTGCCTGTTGTAAGGCCCGCAGAGATGCTCAGAATTAGGCTTAGGAAAGAGGAGATAGCGAAAGCTAAGGACAAGATTACAATGGAGGTGATTCAGCAATGA
- a CDS encoding DUF1667 domain-containing protein has translation MTVEVYKFTCIICPLSCDIEVEVENGEIKEIKGYTCPRGKEWAIEEITNPKRVVMSVIKVKNGNMPTVSVKTTKPIPKTKIPELMKLLAEIEVEAPIKVGQIILENPLGLDTKIVATREVEKV, from the coding sequence ATGACAGTGGAGGTTTACAAGTTTACGTGCATCATTTGTCCCCTTAGCTGTGATATTGAAGTGGAAGTAGAGAACGGAGAGATTAAGGAAATCAAAGGCTACACATGTCCAAGAGGAAAAGAATGGGCTATCGAGGAGATTACAAATCCTAAACGTGTTGTCATGAGCGTAATTAAAGTCAAGAACGGCAACATGCCAACAGTTTCCGTAAAGACAACCAAGCCAATTCCGAAAACAAAGATTCCAGAACTCATGAAGCTTTTGGCGGAGATTGAAGTTGAAGCACCGATAAAAGTTGGACAGATAATTCTTGAAAATCCTCTCGGCTTGGATACAAAAATAGTTGCAACGAGGGAGGTTGAGAAAGTTTAG
- a CDS encoding PrsW family intramembrane metalloprotease, with product MDVLSTIIFFAYAPALALLWYFYHEDKFEPEPKRYVIGTFILGGTLSVIVAFIIESILTPGRVNFGYTIFPATAFYLALTAGIVEEPAKALAIRWPYKAGQMDGIMDGVVYGVAAGLGFAATENLLYGLGYGVGTTITRAFLTPIAHATWSAIVGVGYGLKAEGKIHSVTNYFALAIFLHFIWDYYAFLAIAVPAYYILVIMLLFLNLALIRYFVMLGQKEDLEKQWWYWFVGGRRYG from the coding sequence ATGGATGTGCTGAGTACAATAATCTTTTTCGCCTATGCTCCTGCATTGGCATTATTATGGTACTTTTATCATGAGGATAAATTCGAACCAGAACCAAAGAGATATGTAATAGGAACATTTATACTCGGAGGTACTCTCTCGGTTATAGTCGCTTTCATAATTGAGAGCATTTTAACTCCAGGGAGAGTAAACTTTGGTTACACTATCTTCCCAGCGACAGCATTCTATCTAGCTTTAACTGCTGGCATTGTAGAGGAGCCAGCAAAAGCTCTAGCAATTAGATGGCCCTACAAAGCAGGCCAGATGGATGGAATAATGGACGGCGTTGTTTATGGCGTTGCTGCTGGATTAGGCTTTGCAGCCACCGAGAATTTGCTATACGGCCTTGGATATGGAGTCGGAACAACTATAACAAGGGCATTCTTAACACCAATAGCCCACGCAACGTGGAGTGCTATAGTTGGTGTAGGATATGGACTTAAGGCGGAAGGCAAAATCCACAGCGTAACTAATTATTTTGCGCTTGCAATCTTCTTGCATTTCATATGGGACTACTATGCATTCCTTGCAATAGCTGTTCCAGCGTATTATATACTCGTCATAATGCTACTCTTCCTGAACTTGGCGTTAATCAGATACTTTGTAATGCTCGGGCAGAAGGAAGACCTAGAGAAGCAGTGGTGGTACTGGTTTGTAGGAGGGAGGAGGTATGGCTGA
- a CDS encoding metallophosphoesterase — protein MRPQPLPNKALKIGNNLIISDLHLGYEESLAREGAYLPKAFHEMISSLRAMLQKEKPKRLIINGDLKHSFIPFKREHLELRAFFEEISPLVKEIVVIRGNHDIGILWIKELGVEVVDEIEISGWKIVHGHKLVEGNRFIIGHEHPAIRLRDEVGALIKVPIFLLSDELIVLPAFTPWAYGNDILREIVSPFLLKFNIENAKVIVPLEDELLNFSTVNQLKNVLRKI, from the coding sequence ATGAGACCCCAGCCTCTCCCAAATAAGGCGTTGAAAATAGGAAATAATCTTATTATCTCAGATTTGCACTTGGGGTATGAGGAAAGCTTGGCTAGAGAGGGAGCATACCTGCCAAAAGCATTTCATGAAATGATAAGCTCATTAAGAGCCATGCTCCAGAAGGAAAAGCCAAAGAGACTCATCATTAATGGCGATTTAAAGCACTCATTTATTCCGTTTAAGAGAGAGCATCTTGAGTTAAGAGCATTTTTTGAGGAAATTTCTCCATTAGTAAAGGAAATTGTTGTCATTAGAGGTAATCATGACATTGGGATATTATGGATTAAAGAGCTTGGAGTTGAGGTTGTTGATGAGATTGAAATCAGCGGCTGGAAAATAGTTCATGGACATAAGCTTGTTGAGGGGAACAGGTTCATAATAGGGCATGAACATCCCGCAATTAGGCTTAGAGATGAAGTTGGAGCATTGATTAAAGTTCCAATCTTTCTGCTAAGTGATGAGCTTATTGTTCTACCGGCCTTTACTCCATGGGCTTATGGGAATGACATTCTAAGGGAAATTGTTTCCCCATTCCTTCTGAAATTTAACATTGAAAATGCAAAAGTCATAGTACCTTTAGAAGATGAACTCCTAAACTTCAGTACTGTGAACCAGTTAAAAAACGTTCTTAGGAAAATTTAA
- a CDS encoding carbonic anhydrase — translation MKPIYPEELKYGQKPKMVVVSCSDSRIPGGIVFSDWKFVPGQYFEIRNARNCYLLSKESFFYAVAHLKVEEVAIVGHNNCGMMKALIKGKDDVPEIQNVIDLIIGKVFGGDLPTDEVDELAKENVHRQIELLLEEPLVKERYESGDLKLKGYYYDFSKGVPELYLINENGKKLNEKVF, via the coding sequence ATGAAGCCGATATACCCTGAAGAACTCAAATACGGGCAAAAACCAAAGATGGTTGTAGTTTCATGTAGCGACTCAAGGATTCCTGGTGGAATAGTCTTTTCAGATTGGAAATTTGTTCCCGGCCAATACTTTGAAATAAGAAACGCTAGAAACTGCTATCTCCTCTCAAAAGAGTCATTCTTCTATGCAGTGGCTCACTTAAAAGTTGAGGAAGTTGCAATCGTTGGACACAACAACTGTGGAATGATGAAAGCTTTGATAAAAGGTAAAGACGATGTTCCAGAGATTCAAAATGTGATAGACCTCATAATAGGGAAAGTTTTTGGAGGAGATCTTCCAACAGATGAAGTTGATGAGTTGGCGAAAGAAAACGTGCACAGGCAAATAGAGCTCTTGCTCGAGGAGCCTTTGGTCAAGGAAAGATATGAAAGCGGAGACTTAAAGCTCAAAGGCTACTACTATGATTTCAGCAAAGGTGTTCCAGAGCTTTATTTGATAAATGAAAACGGCAAGAAACTTAACGAGAAAGTTTTCTAA
- a CDS encoding HAD family hydrolase produces MIVAFDFDGTLVDSYSVIEKAFRKALEKHFRWLPFKGFWAKILTKIEEYLERPSFGKHSGKVKQPFIFKAKFFRTWFEERAKLTKELDSAKELLKKLKEDGHIVISFSAEDFIDGMKEYRLRVSGFYELFDDVIVFGKELSLCEAFWLVREKYGDEIFIWVDDKPWRFIGRGDENTEYVWYYFPMTAKYVKEEILAQTPHLHVIRDLWSLLDVIERIKQERKI; encoded by the coding sequence ATGATAGTCGCATTTGACTTCGACGGTACATTAGTTGACAGCTATTCAGTAATTGAAAAGGCCTTTAGAAAAGCTTTAGAAAAGCACTTTCGCTGGCTCCCATTTAAAGGATTCTGGGCTAAGATCCTAACAAAAATTGAGGAATACCTTGAAAGGCCTAGCTTTGGAAAGCACAGTGGAAAAGTAAAGCAGCCATTTATCTTCAAAGCAAAATTCTTTAGAACGTGGTTTGAGGAAAGAGCAAAGCTTACAAAAGAACTTGACAGTGCAAAGGAGCTCCTAAAGAAGCTGAAGGAAGATGGACATATCGTTATCTCATTCTCCGCTGAGGACTTTATAGACGGTATGAAGGAATATCGCCTTAGAGTGAGCGGTTTCTATGAGTTGTTTGATGATGTAATAGTCTTTGGAAAAGAGTTAAGTCTTTGTGAAGCTTTTTGGCTTGTAAGGGAAAAATATGGCGATGAAATTTTTATTTGGGTTGATGATAAGCCTTGGCGCTTTATAGGAAGGGGTGATGAGAACACAGAGTATGTTTGGTATTACTTCCCAATGACTGCAAAATACGTGAAAGAGGAAATTTTAGCTCAGACTCCCCACCTTCATGTGATCAGAGATTTGTGGAGCTTACTTGATGTAATTGAAAGGATTAAGCAGGAAAGGAAAATTTAG
- the gcvPA gene encoding aminomethyl-transferring glycine dehydrogenase subunit GcvPA has protein sequence MGRQYLPNLAHKDEMLKEIGFGSIDELFSDVPKEVMHEFNLPEGKSEYEVFFEMNQILDKNKTVLEMPSFLGAGTYFHYVPAHVKYLIERSEFLTAYTPYQAEISQGMLQVLFEYQSLIAELVGLEIVNASMYDWGTALGEAALMAARVTKKNKFVVPKHISPEKKRVLETYVAGAGMEIVYVDWNEKGQIDLEKLKESVENAAGVYVEMPNFFGLIEENIVEIGEIAHDNKALFVVGVDPTILGVVEAPGELGADVVIGEAAFFGNPMNFGGPRAGIFATRNDKKLIRQMPGRIIGMTKDADGKRAFVMTLQTREQHIRRAKATSNICSNEALVAVAAAIHLASLGPQGLRRLGEIILKNTAYFKKRISEVAELPFDGINFKDVLVQFEVPYDVIHERLLGKNIHGGYYIKPHFPELGESALFAVTETTRKEWIESLIVALKEIIAEAGL, from the coding sequence ATGGGGAGGCAATATTTACCTAATCTGGCACATAAAGATGAAATGCTCAAGGAGATTGGATTTGGTAGTATTGATGAACTCTTTTCTGATGTTCCAAAGGAAGTAATGCACGAGTTCAATCTTCCAGAGGGAAAAAGCGAATACGAAGTTTTCTTTGAGATGAACCAAATTCTTGACAAAAACAAAACCGTCTTAGAGATGCCATCATTTTTAGGGGCTGGGACATACTTCCACTACGTTCCAGCGCATGTCAAGTACCTCATTGAGCGGAGCGAATTTTTAACAGCTTATACACCGTATCAGGCAGAGATCAGCCAAGGAATGCTCCAAGTACTCTTCGAGTACCAAAGCTTGATAGCGGAGCTTGTAGGTTTGGAGATTGTAAATGCCTCGATGTATGACTGGGGAACTGCTTTAGGTGAAGCAGCTTTAATGGCGGCAAGAGTTACCAAAAAGAATAAGTTCGTAGTTCCAAAGCACATAAGCCCAGAAAAGAAGAGGGTTCTTGAAACGTATGTCGCTGGAGCTGGAATGGAGATAGTTTATGTCGACTGGAACGAGAAAGGACAGATTGACTTAGAGAAGCTCAAAGAAAGCGTTGAAAATGCGGCAGGAGTTTACGTTGAGATGCCCAACTTCTTTGGGCTAATTGAAGAGAATATCGTTGAGATTGGTGAAATTGCTCACGATAACAAAGCTCTATTTGTTGTTGGGGTGGACCCAACAATTCTTGGGGTAGTTGAAGCTCCTGGCGAATTGGGTGCGGATGTTGTAATTGGTGAGGCAGCTTTCTTTGGAAACCCAATGAACTTCGGCGGCCCAAGGGCTGGAATTTTTGCAACAAGGAATGATAAGAAGCTTATTAGACAAATGCCAGGAAGAATAATTGGAATGACAAAAGACGCTGATGGAAAGAGAGCCTTCGTAATGACACTCCAAACAAGAGAGCAGCACATTAGAAGAGCAAAGGCAACATCAAACATCTGTTCAAACGAAGCTCTTGTAGCAGTTGCAGCAGCAATACACTTGGCATCACTTGGCCCTCAAGGTCTGAGGAGGCTTGGAGAAATAATCCTCAAGAACACTGCATACTTCAAGAAGAGAATAAGCGAAGTTGCTGAGCTGCCTTTTGACGGAATCAACTTCAAAGATGTTCTTGTGCAGTTTGAGGTGCCTTATGATGTAATTCATGAGCGCTTATTAGGAAAGAATATTCATGGCGGTTATTACATCAAGCCACACTTCCCAGAGCTTGGCGAGAGTGCGTTATTTGCAGTAACTGAAACAACAAGAAAAGAATGGATTGAGAGCCTTATAGTTGCGTTGAAAGAAATAATAGCCGAGGCCGGGCTGTGA
- the gcvPB gene encoding aminomethyl-transferring glycine dehydrogenase subunit GcvPB encodes MYRQAKWDEPLIFELSKPGRVGFSLPDPIEDVEVNIPEKLKRKKLELPELSEPEVVRHYTRLSEMNYGVDSGMYPLGSCTMKYNPKINEEIAGHPKVAFIHPYQDERTVQGALQIMWELEQWLKEITGMDRFTLQPAAGANGEFTGVMIIRAYHLDRGETRRNEMIVPDSAHGTNPASAAMAGFKVIEIPSNEQGMVDLEALENAVSEKTAGLMLTNPNTLGIFEEDILEIAKIVHKAGGLLYYDGANLNGILGKVRPGDMGFDVIHVNLHKTFSTPHGGGGPGAGPVGVKDFLKDYLPVPVVEYDEENNRYYLNYDLPKSIGKVEEFYGNFAVLVRALTYLKIMGKSGLKAVSEIAVLNANYLTQKLKGTRGYELPHKELRKHEVVFSAEPMKKETGVKALDVAKRLLDHGLHAPTIYFPLIVHEALMIEPTETVTKEDIDYYVEVLKKISEEAYNNPELVKSAPHNTAVRRVDDVLAAKRPIITWRMYKQLKEKGEIDI; translated from the coding sequence ATGTACAGACAAGCTAAATGGGATGAACCCTTGATATTTGAGCTCTCAAAGCCTGGAAGAGTTGGATTCTCACTTCCAGATCCGATTGAAGATGTTGAAGTTAATATCCCCGAAAAGCTCAAGAGAAAGAAGCTTGAGCTCCCAGAGCTGAGCGAACCTGAGGTTGTCAGACACTATACAAGATTGAGCGAGATGAATTATGGCGTTGACAGTGGGATGTATCCTCTTGGCTCTTGTACAATGAAATACAACCCAAAGATAAATGAGGAAATTGCTGGGCACCCAAAGGTTGCATTCATACACCCATATCAAGATGAAAGAACAGTCCAAGGAGCTTTGCAAATAATGTGGGAGCTTGAACAGTGGCTTAAGGAAATCACGGGCATGGACAGGTTTACTTTACAGCCAGCTGCTGGAGCTAACGGCGAGTTTACGGGTGTGATGATTATTAGGGCTTATCACCTCGACCGCGGCGAAACTCGGAGGAATGAGATGATTGTTCCGGACTCAGCTCACGGAACAAATCCAGCATCAGCGGCAATGGCTGGCTTCAAGGTCATTGAAATTCCATCAAATGAGCAAGGAATGGTTGATTTAGAAGCTTTGGAGAATGCTGTAAGCGAAAAGACGGCTGGATTGATGCTCACAAACCCAAACACTCTCGGTATTTTTGAGGAAGACATCTTGGAGATCGCAAAGATTGTCCATAAAGCTGGAGGATTGCTTTACTATGACGGAGCAAACTTAAACGGTATTCTCGGAAAAGTCAGACCTGGAGACATGGGTTTTGATGTTATTCACGTCAATTTGCACAAGACCTTCTCAACTCCTCATGGCGGCGGAGGGCCAGGAGCTGGGCCTGTTGGTGTCAAAGACTTCCTGAAGGACTACCTCCCGGTGCCGGTTGTTGAATACGACGAAGAGAACAACCGTTATTATCTAAACTATGATCTACCGAAGAGTATTGGAAAAGTGGAGGAATTTTACGGGAACTTTGCCGTTTTGGTTAGGGCATTGACGTATCTAAAGATAATGGGCAAAAGTGGACTTAAAGCTGTAAGCGAGATTGCTGTTCTCAATGCCAACTATCTAACGCAGAAACTCAAAGGGACGAGAGGTTATGAGTTGCCTCACAAGGAGCTTAGAAAGCACGAAGTTGTGTTTAGTGCTGAACCTATGAAGAAGGAGACTGGAGTTAAAGCCCTTGATGTGGCCAAGAGATTGCTTGACCATGGCTTACATGCGCCAACAATTTACTTCCCACTCATCGTGCATGAGGCTTTGATGATTGAGCCAACCGAAACGGTGACCAAGGAAGATATTGACTACTACGTTGAAGTTCTCAAGAAGATTAGCGAGGAGGCTTATAATAATCCTGAATTAGTTAAGAGCGCTCCGCACAATACAGCGGTTAGAAGAGTTGACGATGTTTTGGCAGCAAAAAGGCCGATAATTACGTGGAGAATGTACAAGCAGCTTAAAGAGAAGGGAGAGATTGATATTTAA
- a CDS encoding DNA-directed RNA polymerase subunit H, which produces MAAKKEFNIFDHELVPEHRVLSEEEKEELLKKYRIKISQLPQIKAKDPVVVALGAKPGDIIEIKRKSPTAGVYYYYRIVVED; this is translated from the coding sequence GTGGCGGCGAAAAAGGAGTTTAATATATTTGATCATGAATTAGTTCCTGAGCACAGAGTATTAAGCGAGGAGGAGAAAGAGGAACTGCTTAAAAAGTACAGGATAAAGATTTCTCAGCTACCTCAGATAAAAGCTAAAGACCCAGTTGTTGTTGCCCTTGGGGCTAAGCCGGGGGATATTATTGAAATCAAAAGAAAAAGCCCGACTGCGGGTGTTTACTATTACTATAGAATTGTTGTTGAGGATTGA